One region of Armigeres subalbatus isolate Guangzhou_Male chromosome 3, GZ_Asu_2, whole genome shotgun sequence genomic DNA includes:
- the LOC134225804 gene encoding uncharacterized protein LOC134225804, whose amino-acid sequence MNDQQIREAFDLALELTKQCGPIVLEGFHNSSKDVASKGRHLDLVTEYDRGVEDVLIEGLKKRYPDHRMLGEESSTKASRKEALDDRPTWIIDPIDGTVNFVRGVKFIAISVALVVAKKLKIGILYNPCLDEMYTAIDGQGAFLNGKKIRVSGIEDLKSALVGHELTIASHPLARPHMLGRGEEFIKECVGIRALGSAALSLGYLASGNLDAYSIEYLKPWDIAAGAIIIREAGGVVMNINGGEYDILKPDIIAASSEKLAQRLLEIVRQVNDKVNQKQVQ is encoded by the exons ATGAACGACCAGCAGATTCGTGAGGCATTCGATCTCGCCCTAGAGCTGACCAAACAGTGCGGACCAATTGTGCTGGAAGGTTTTCACAACTCGTCGAAGGATGTAGCCAGCAAGGGCCGCCACTTGGATCTGGTCACGGAGTACGACCGCGGGGTGGAGGATGTGTTGATTGAGGGATTGAAAAAACGCTACCCCGATCATCGGATGCTGGGCGAGGAAAGTTCGACCAAGGCCAGTCGCAAGGAAGCCCTCGACGACAGGCCAACGTGGATCATTGATCCCATCGATGGAACGGTGAACTTTGTTCGCGGTGTGAAATTCATCGCCATTTCGGTGGCACTTGTGGTGGCGAAGAAGCTGAAGATTGGCATACTGTACAATCCGTGCCTGGATGAGATGTACACGGCGATTGATGGACAGGGAGCGTTTCTGAATGGCAAAAAGATTAGAGTTAGTGGGATCGAAGAC CTAAAAAGTGCGTTGGTTGGGCATGAACTTACGATTGCCAGCCACCCGCTCGCCCGACCGCACATGTTGGGTCGCGGAGAGGAGTTCATCAAGGAATGTGTCGGCATAAGGGCACTGGGTTCCGCTGCCCTGTCGTTGGGGTACCTGGCAAGTGGCAACCTGGACGCTTACAGCATCGAATATCTGAAACCGTGGGACATAGCAGCGGGAGCGATTATCATACGGGAAGCTGGCGGCGTAGTTATGAACATCAACGGGGGCGAGTACGATATTCTGAAGCCGGATATCATCGCCGCTAGCAGTGAGAAGTTGGCGCAACGATTGCTTGAAATCGTTAGGCAAGTGAACGATAAGGTTAATCAAAAGCAAGTGCAGTAA